DNA sequence from the Pyramidobacter porci genome:
CCCGAGTCATTATATCATAATTCCGTCGGCCGAAAAAAAACGCGCGTCCTCGCGCTGCCGTTTCGAGTATAAGGGAGCCGCGGTTTTCGTTCCGTGACAAAGTTACAGAAGAAAAAACGTCAGTTGAACAGATAGCGGCCGCACGTGAGGCAGTGTTTCTTGCGGTCGCCGAAGGCGCAGTTCTGGCACAGTACGGCGGGGGTACCGCGGCCGAACGTGTAGGCGCCGCATTTGACGCAGTATTTCCAGCGCTCGCCGAAGCCGCAGTTCTCGCACAGCCGCGCCGGGATGCCCTTGTCGAACGTGTAGGCCCCGCACTTGATGCAGTACTTGCGCCGGTCGCCGAAAGCGCAGTTGGAGCAGAGCTGGGCGATGGAGCTGCGGGCCTGGGCGGCGGACGCCGCGAGCGCGAGCAGAAGGAGACACGTCACGATCTTTTTGCGCATGGTCCGATCCTTCCTTTCCCTTACAGTCCAAGGACGCCGCCGACTTCGGCGCGGCGGGCGTCGAGCTTGGCGCCCGCGCTCGTCTCGTCCGTGTCTTTGATGGAATAGTAGATTTTGATCTTCGGCTCGGTGCCGGAAGGGCGCACGGCGAACCACGAACCGTCGGCGCAGAGGAACTTCATCACGTTTTCGCGCGGCAGGCCGTCCAGCCCCTGCGCGTAGTCAAGCGTCTGCGAAACCCCCTCGAAGCGCGCGCCGCCGCGCAGGCGTGCCATCATCGCGGCGATGCGTTCGGCGCCGTCTTTGCCCTTGAGCGTGTGCGAGTCTTGGGCGTCGAGGTAATAGCCGAAGCGCGCGTAGAGACCGTTCAGCTCGTCGATCAGCGTGCGCCCTTTGCTCTTGGCCGCGGCCGCCATCTCGCAGATCAGCATGGCCGCGACGACGGCGTCCTTGTCCTGCGCATGCGTGCCGGCCAGATAACCGTAGCTTTCCTCGTAGCCGAACAGGAACTCGCGCTCGCCGCTGCGCGCGAACTCGGTGATCTTCTCGCCGATGTACTTGAAGCCCGTCAGCGTGCGCAGCACGGTCACGCCGCGGCTCTGCGCCACGCGGGCTCCCAGCTCGCCGGTGACGATCGTGGTGATCATCGTCGATTTGGGCGTGAGGGCACGGTGCGAGAGGACGAAGTCGGTCAGCAGCGCGCCGATCTGGTTGCCCGAAAGCAGCCGGAATTCGTCGCCCGCGGCGACGGCGCAGCCGATGCGGTCGCAGTCCGGATCGGTGCCGATGACGACGTCGGCGCTGATGCGGCGGGCCAGCTCGATGCCGAGCGAAAGCGTGCTGCGCTCCTCAGGATTGGGCGTCGTGACGGTGGGAAAATCGCCGTCGGGCAGCTCCTGTTCGGCGACGACGTGCACGTCGTCGAAGCCGCAGCGCTTCAGGACGGCGCGTACCGGCAGGTTGCCCGAGCCATGCAGCGGCGTGTAGACCACTTTCAGCGCGCCTGCGTTGCGCTGCGGCACCGACTGGCACTGGACGGCGTCGAGAAAGGCCTCGACGGTCTCCTGACCGATCCAGGCGATCGGTTTCTCGTCGCCGGAAGAGATCTGCGACAGGTCGGCGGCCTCCACGTATTCCGTCAGTTTTGCGGCGGGCGCGGGACAGAGCTGGCAGCCGTGCTCGTCGTAAACTTTGTAGCCGTTGTATTCCTTCGGATTGTGGCTGGCGGTGATGACCACGCCGGCCGCGGCCTTGTGGTGCTTGACGGCGAACGACAGCGCGGGCACCGGTTCGAGCTGCCGGAAAATCTTCGCCGGCACGCCGCAGGCGGAAAGCACGCGCGCCGTTTCCAGCGCGAATTCGGGCGAGCTGTTGCGCGAATCGTAGGCGATCACGACGCCGCGCTGCCAGTCCGCGATTTCCGCCTTGAGATAGCGCGCCAGCCCCAGCGTGGCCTTGCCGACGGTGTAGCGGTTGAGGCGGTTCGTGCCAGCGCCCATGAGGCCGCGCATGCCGGCGGTGCCGAATTCGAGGTCGCGGTAGAAGCGGTCTTCGATCTCCTTCTCGTCGCTCAGCGCCGCCAGTTCGCGCCGCGACGCCTCGTCGAGCCATGAAGCGCCAAGCCATTGTTCGTACCGTTCGCGATAAGTCATGGTCAGTCCTCCGTCGGTTTAAGATTTTGCAACGGCGGCATATGGTTCACATGGAACATGTGCCTTCGCCGCGCCCAAAAGAGATTCATGTTTTCCACTTGATTTTAATTGAACGGCGTCGGCCCTGCAAGATGAGGAAAACCGCAAATTTGAAACGGCGCGATACAAAACAGCCCGCGCGAATAAATTCGAGCGGGCTGGAAATTTACGCTGATTCAACGGCACACGTCCAGAGCCAGTCCGGCCAGCGCGGCGACGCCGTAGATAAAGGCGCTTTCGTCGACTTTGAAACAGGACGAATGGAGCGGCGCGTTGTCCTTGTCCTTGAAGCCGACGCCGAGGCGAAACATGACGCCGGGAACTCGTTCGGTGAAGAAGGCGAAATCCTCGCCGCCCATGGAGCAGTTCTCGAAGGCGACGATGCGGTCTTTGCCGACGACGCGTTCTGCCACGGAGACGAGCCGGTCGAACATGCCGTCGTCGTTGACCAGCACCGGCGTGCCTTCGCGGATCTCCACCCCGGCGCAGGCGCGCAGCGCTTCGGCCGTCAATCTGGCGACGCGCGGGATGGCTTCGAACAGGTGCTCCCGCACCCGAGAGCGGACCGTGCGGATCGTTCCCGTCATCTTCACGTCGGGGGCGATGATGTTGCTCCTGACGCCGCCGTGGATCGTGCCGATTGTGACCACCGCCGAGTCCTGCGGCGCCACCTCGCGGCTGACCAGCTGCTGCAGGGCCGTGATCACCTGGGCGCCGACGGCGATTGGGTCGATGCACAGTTCCGGATAGGCGCCGTGTCCCTGCCGGCCGATGACTTCCAGCGAGAAACTGTCGGACGAGGCGTTGAACGCGCCGCGGCGCACGCCCAGCGTTCCGGCGGGAATGCCTGGAAAAACGTGCAGCGCCGCTATGCAGGCGGGCGGATCCTTCTCGTCCAGCTCCCCTGCGGCGATCATTTCCCTGGCGCCCCGGCCGGTTTCTTCAGCGGGCTGGAAGAAAAATTTCACCGTGCCGTGGATCTGCCTGCGCACGCCGCACAGCGCCTTGGCCGCGCCCAGCAGCACCGCCGTGTGAACGTCGTGGCCGCAGGCGTGCATCACGTTTTCGCTTTGCGATTTGAACTCCACGTCGGCCAGCTCCGGCACGGGCAAAGCGTCCATGTCGGCGCGCAGGGCGAAGACCGGACCGGACTGAACGCCCCTGACCAGCGCCACGACCCCCGTTTTGCCGACGCGGCGCACCTCGTCAGCGCCCATTTCGCGCAGCGTCCTTTGTACGAACGCCGACGTTTCCACCTCCTGACCGCTCAGCTCCGGATGGGCGTGAAGATGATGACGCCACGCCGTCACGTCGCCGACGACCGACGAAGCCAGTTTTAAAAGCTCCATTGTCTATGCCTCCCTGTCGTGCAGCATGCCATGGAAAAGCGGAAAAACATCTTTGCCGGGACGTTTTTCCGCTTTCATTCGATCGTGTTTTACCAGCCGAAGATCTGCATCAGTGTGACCGTAATGCTGCCCATGAGGAGCTGGACAAGCAGCATGGGCAGGAACCAGCGCACGTACTTGCCGTAGGCGATCCCCGCCAGGCCGAGGACGCCCATGAGCACGCCCGAAGTGGGGATGAAACAGTTCGTGAAACCGTCGCCGAACTGGAACGCCTGTACGGCCACCTGGCGGCTGATGTTGCTCAGATCGGCCACGGGCACCATGATCGGCATGACGGTGACCGCCTGGCCGGAGCCGGAGGGAATGAAGAAGTTGATGATCACGTTGGCCAGGAACATCAGGTTGGCTCCCACGACGGCGCTGACTTTGCCGATGGGCATGGACAGGTGGTAGACGATGGTGTGGATAATCTTGCCGTCCGTCATCACCACGGAAATGGCGCGGGCGAAAACGATCACGAAGGCCGCGTACGTCAGACCGGACATGCCCTTGGTAAAGGCTTTGAACGTCTGGTTCAGCCCCAGCCCGCCGACGAAGCCGGAAGTCAGCCCCATGATCAGGAAAACGGTGGAGTAATGGGAGATGCCCCACTTCCAGTTCAGCGAGCCGTAGATGATGAAGCCGAAACTGAGCACCACGATCAGCGCGCAGACCGACTGCTGCCAGGTCATCTTCGCGTTCGCCGCGAGAGCGCCGACGTCTTCCGCTTCCGCCGGCGCGTTCGGATCGTAGACAAGGCTCTTCGTGGGATCTTTTTTGATGCGCCTGATGTAGATCAGCACAAAGGCGATCGTCAGCGCGATGTTGAGGATGTGCAGCACCACGCGGATGTTGAACCCCGAGGTGATGGGCAGGCCGGCGATCTCGTTGGCGATGCCGACGGTGAACATGTTGGCCCAGCCCACGTTGAACCCGGCGTAGGAGCCCAGGTACATCATGGCGAAGCCGACCACGGCGTCGTAGCCGAGGCTTTTGGCCAGCAGCACGCCGACGGGGATCAGGGCGATGACGGGATTGGCGAAAACCCCCACGGCGCCGCCGATCGACATGACGATCATGATGACGATCACGGCCCAGATCTCCTTGCCCTTCAGCATGCCGACGATGCGTCCCATGCCGGCGCGGATCGTGCCGGTCTGTTCGATCACTTCGACGGCGCCGCCGATGAAGAATACCATCGACATCATCACGGCCGACTGGATCATGCCCTTGGTGACGGCGTTGAAAATATCCCACGGCCCTTGGGGATTGCTCGCCACCTGATGATAGGAATTGGCGATGACGCGCTTGGTCTGCGGATCGACGTCGTACACGCCGGCGGGGATGATCCACGTCAGCGCCGCCATCACGGCCGTGAGGATAAACATCAGCGCGAACGTGTGAGGAAGCTTGAGCGCTTTGTTCTGGACTGCCATTGTGATCCCTCCTGAAAATGATATAAGTCCAAAGGGTTATTTCGGTAAATTACCATAACCGCCTGAGTTGGGCAAGTGCAAGAAGAATAAATAAGTTTAATTTTCTGAAAAAAACGGAGGGGACGGCCTTCCGCTGATGCCATCGTCGGGAACGCGCCATTTTCGATGTGCGCTCGGAAAGAAACAGTCTGAGAGAAAACGCGGATCGCTGGCATCGGCCCGGTCGGCCTGATGGCCGTGGCCGGCACCAAGATGCGCGGCGCTTCGCGGATCATCGCCGTCGGCACACGCCCCGTCTGCGTCGAAGCCGCCAAAAAATACGGAGCCACCGATTTCATCAGCTACAAGAAAGGCCCGATCAAGGAGCAGGTCTTGGAACTGACCGGCGGCAAGGGCGTCGACCGCGTCGTCATCGCCGGCGGCAGCGTGGCATCCTTCGAGCCGGCCGTCAAATCCCTCAAGCCCGGCGGCAAGATCGGCAACGTCAACTACTTGGGCAGCGGCACCTACATCAACATTCCCCGCGCCGAGTGGGGCGTGGGCATGGGGCACAAGCAGATCAACGGCGGGCTGACGCCCGGCGGCCGTCTGCGCATGGAAAAGCTTGCCCGCCTCATCACCTCCGGCAAGCTGGACGTCGCGCCGCTGTCGACTCACGTCTTCGAGGGCTGGGAACATCTGCCCGAAGCGCTGCAGCTCATGAAGGACAAGCCCGCGGAGCTGATCAAGCCGGTCGTCAAGATCTCCGATTGACGGAACATCGCAAAAAAACAGGCCTGAGCGCGGAATCCAGGCCTGTTTTTTTGTCGTGCCGAGGTGAAACATGAAAATATTGGTCATCTCCGGCTTTCTGGGAGCCGGAAAGACAACGTTCATTAAGGAACTGATCCGGCGCACGGGCAAGAACGTCGTCGTCATGGAGAACGAATACGGCGAGGTGAACCTGGACAGCCAGGAGATCTCGCAGACGTCCG
Encoded proteins:
- a CDS encoding phospho-sugar mutase, with product MTYRERYEQWLGASWLDEASRRELAALSDEKEIEDRFYRDLEFGTAGMRGLMGAGTNRLNRYTVGKATLGLARYLKAEIADWQRGVVIAYDSRNSSPEFALETARVLSACGVPAKIFRQLEPVPALSFAVKHHKAAAGVVITASHNPKEYNGYKVYDEHGCQLCPAPAAKLTEYVEAADLSQISSGDEKPIAWIGQETVEAFLDAVQCQSVPQRNAGALKVVYTPLHGSGNLPVRAVLKRCGFDDVHVVAEQELPDGDFPTVTTPNPEERSTLSLGIELARRISADVVIGTDPDCDRIGCAVAAGDEFRLLSGNQIGALLTDFVLSHRALTPKSTMITTIVTGELGARVAQSRGVTVLRTLTGFKYIGEKITEFARSGEREFLFGYEESYGYLAGTHAQDKDAVVAAMLICEMAAAAKSKGRTLIDELNGLYARFGYYLDAQDSHTLKGKDGAERIAAMMARLRGGARFEGVSQTLDYAQGLDGLPRENVMKFLCADGSWFAVRPSGTEPKIKIYYSIKDTDETSAGAKLDARRAEVGGVLGL
- a CDS encoding M20 metallopeptidase family protein: MELLKLASSVVGDVTAWRHHLHAHPELSGQEVETSAFVQRTLREMGADEVRRVGKTGVVALVRGVQSGPVFALRADMDALPVPELADVEFKSQSENVMHACGHDVHTAVLLGAAKALCGVRRQIHGTVKFFFQPAEETGRGAREMIAAGELDEKDPPACIAALHVFPGIPAGTLGVRRGAFNASSDSFSLEVIGRQGHGAYPELCIDPIAVGAQVITALQQLVSREVAPQDSAVVTIGTIHGGVRSNIIAPDVKMTGTIRTVRSRVREHLFEAIPRVARLTAEALRACAGVEIREGTPVLVNDDGMFDRLVSVAERVVGKDRIVAFENCSMGGEDFAFFTERVPGVMFRLGVGFKDKDNAPLHSSCFKVDESAFIYGVAALAGLALDVCR
- a CDS encoding YfcC family protein produces the protein MAVQNKALKLPHTFALMFILTAVMAALTWIIPAGVYDVDPQTKRVIANSYHQVASNPQGPWDIFNAVTKGMIQSAVMMSMVFFIGGAVEVIEQTGTIRAGMGRIVGMLKGKEIWAVIVIMIVMSIGGAVGVFANPVIALIPVGVLLAKSLGYDAVVGFAMMYLGSYAGFNVGWANMFTVGIANEIAGLPITSGFNIRVVLHILNIALTIAFVLIYIRRIKKDPTKSLVYDPNAPAEAEDVGALAANAKMTWQQSVCALIVVLSFGFIIYGSLNWKWGISHYSTVFLIMGLTSGFVGGLGLNQTFKAFTKGMSGLTYAAFVIVFARAISVVMTDGKIIHTIVYHLSMPIGKVSAVVGANLMFLANVIINFFIPSGSGQAVTVMPIMVPVADLSNISRQVAVQAFQFGDGFTNCFIPTSGVLMGVLGLAGIAYGKYVRWFLPMLLVQLLMGSITVTLMQIFGW
- a CDS encoding zinc-binding dehydrogenase, which codes for MAVAGTKMRGASRIIAVGTRPVCVEAAKKYGATDFISYKKGPIKEQVLELTGGKGVDRVVIAGGSVASFEPAVKSLKPGGKIGNVNYLGSGTYINIPRAEWGVGMGHKQINGGLTPGGRLRMEKLARLITSGKLDVAPLSTHVFEGWEHLPEALQLMKDKPAELIKPVVKISD